From Arthrobacter sp. FW306-2-2C-D06B, a single genomic window includes:
- a CDS encoding ThuA domain-containing protein: MTDKKLKIVVWNEAVHEARNKPETMAEMYPDGIHGAIAAGLRGFYPDAEITTATLADPEHGLDEETLAATDVLLWWGHIAHHEVSDEVVERVQRHVLGGMGLVVLHSGHFAKIFTRLLGTTCSLKWRNDGERELVWTVKPSHPIAAGVESPILIPKQEMYGELFDIPEPDDLIFISSFEGGEVFRSGVTFSRGKGRIFYFSPGDQEYPVYHQPQIQRVIANSVGWVAQPEQFRDAPEVTNQARAWFLAT; this comes from the coding sequence ATGACTGACAAGAAACTGAAGATCGTCGTCTGGAACGAAGCCGTCCACGAGGCCCGCAACAAACCGGAGACCATGGCGGAAATGTACCCGGACGGAATCCATGGTGCCATCGCGGCGGGCTTGCGGGGCTTCTACCCGGATGCTGAAATCACGACGGCGACGCTCGCCGATCCCGAACACGGGCTGGACGAGGAAACCCTTGCGGCCACCGACGTCCTGCTCTGGTGGGGGCACATCGCGCACCACGAAGTGAGCGATGAAGTAGTGGAACGCGTCCAGCGACACGTCCTCGGCGGAATGGGCCTCGTGGTGCTGCACTCAGGGCATTTCGCGAAGATCTTCACCCGGCTGCTGGGCACTACCTGCTCGCTCAAGTGGCGCAACGACGGCGAACGCGAGCTCGTGTGGACTGTCAAGCCATCGCACCCCATCGCCGCCGGGGTCGAGAGCCCCATCCTGATCCCCAAACAGGAGATGTACGGCGAACTCTTCGACATCCCGGAGCCGGATGACCTGATCTTCATCAGCTCCTTCGAAGGCGGAGAGGTGTTCCGCTCCGGCGTGACGTTCTCCCGCGGCAAAGGGCGGATCTTCTACTTCAGCCCCGGCGACCAGGAGTACCCCGTCTACCACCAGCCGCAGATCCAGCGGGTCATCGCGAACAGTGTGGGCTGGGTCGCGCAGCCCGAACAGTTCCGGGACGCCCCGGAAGTGACCAACCAGGCCAGGGCCTGGTTTTTGGCTACCTGA
- a CDS encoding Gfo/Idh/MocA family protein — MGIQQQATSARLKVGVVGIGWAGQQHLKAYNAIEGVDIVAVAGMEEDLLAQMKQEYGIPHAFARWEDMIGLEGLDAISVAVPTFLHAPISIAALERGLHVLSEKPLARNGDEGRAMVAAARKAGRVLEVAFNHRRRGDIQKLKSIIDDGGLGRPYYAKGSWLRRAGIPTLGSWFTNPELAGGGPLADIGVHVLDYSLHLLGEPKVLSVSAQTHSELGPQGRGGNARYTAGPASHKFEVEDFATAFIRLEGGGTLILEAGWASYREVDDLLDFTVYGTDGGAELRAVGAPLQPVGSLRIFTEKDGENADYEPEAIPGLAHQAVVDDFIAAVRGGESVWGQHDGSLALSRALILDACYKSALEQREVVL; from the coding sequence GTGGGCATTCAGCAACAAGCAACGTCAGCACGCCTCAAAGTGGGCGTTGTGGGCATCGGATGGGCTGGCCAACAGCACCTTAAGGCTTACAACGCGATCGAAGGGGTGGATATCGTCGCCGTCGCCGGGATGGAAGAAGACCTCCTCGCCCAGATGAAGCAGGAATACGGCATCCCGCATGCTTTCGCACGCTGGGAAGACATGATCGGTCTGGAAGGTTTGGATGCGATCAGCGTCGCCGTTCCGACCTTCCTGCACGCTCCGATTTCCATAGCGGCCCTGGAGCGTGGACTGCACGTGCTGAGCGAAAAGCCACTGGCACGCAACGGCGACGAAGGACGCGCCATGGTCGCGGCGGCCCGGAAGGCCGGCCGGGTCCTGGAGGTTGCCTTCAACCACCGCCGCCGTGGCGACATTCAAAAGCTCAAGAGCATCATCGACGACGGCGGACTCGGACGTCCGTACTACGCAAAGGGTTCCTGGCTGCGCCGCGCCGGCATCCCGACCCTGGGCAGCTGGTTCACCAATCCGGAGCTGGCGGGCGGCGGTCCGCTTGCTGACATTGGAGTCCACGTGCTGGACTACTCGCTCCACTTGTTGGGCGAGCCCAAGGTCCTGTCCGTCTCGGCGCAGACCCACTCGGAGCTGGGTCCGCAGGGCCGAGGCGGCAACGCCCGCTACACCGCGGGACCTGCGAGCCACAAGTTCGAAGTAGAGGACTTCGCCACTGCTTTCATCCGGCTCGAAGGCGGCGGCACCCTGATCCTCGAAGCGGGCTGGGCGAGCTACCGCGAGGTGGACGACCTGCTCGACTTCACCGTCTACGGGACCGACGGCGGTGCCGAACTCCGCGCCGTCGGGGCTCCGCTGCAACCGGTCGGCAGCCTGAGGATCTTCACGGAGAAGGACGGCGAGAACGCCGACTACGAGCCCGAAGCGATTCCAGGCCTTGCCCACCAGGCCGTCGTCGACGACTTCATCGCCGCCGTCCGCGGCGGGGAGAGCGTCTGGGGACAACACGACGGTTCGCTCGCCCTGAGCCGCGCCCTCATCCTTGATGCCTGCTACAAGTCCGCCCTCGAACAACGCGAAGTGGTGCTCTGA
- a CDS encoding PH domain-containing protein codes for MQVPKGNQDQGLRPAARSVAAPSPRPFRAASALPVAAALWLLAACLLAWLLVAGESRATMAAAPWVVLVAWSAYIVQWRPCLRVDGSGFEVVNGLRDHRIPFAAVEDVEIRQSVVIRAGGKKYVSWGAPTTPSAVASGLNHVSNLRNLPFNALPDNQRLSQPQVVGGRDEIANAWQVARAGDFPSSEGRITSTWNWPGVAVGVVSVVWAIAAMLLS; via the coding sequence ATGCAGGTACCGAAGGGCAACCAGGACCAAGGACTACGTCCCGCGGCGAGATCCGTGGCGGCACCATCGCCGCGACCCTTTCGCGCGGCAAGCGCCCTCCCGGTAGCCGCGGCCCTCTGGTTGCTCGCGGCCTGCCTCCTGGCCTGGCTACTGGTCGCGGGAGAATCGCGGGCAACCATGGCTGCAGCACCCTGGGTCGTCTTGGTTGCCTGGAGTGCCTACATCGTGCAATGGAGGCCATGCCTGCGTGTCGACGGCTCCGGATTTGAGGTAGTCAATGGTCTGCGAGACCACCGGATACCTTTTGCGGCGGTAGAGGACGTTGAGATCCGGCAATCCGTTGTCATTAGGGCGGGAGGCAAGAAATATGTGAGTTGGGGAGCTCCCACCACGCCGAGCGCCGTCGCCTCCGGCCTCAACCATGTTTCCAACCTCAGGAATCTTCCCTTCAATGCGCTCCCAGACAACCAGCGACTGAGTCAACCCCAAGTAGTAGGCGGTCGCGACGAAATTGCCAACGCGTGGCAGGTCGCCCGCGCGGGAGACTTTCCTTCATCGGAAGGGCGCATCACTTCCACGTGGAACTGGCCTGGTGTGGCAGTCGGCGTCGTGTCTGTGGTCTGGGCGATCGCGGCAATGCTGCTTTCCTAG
- the glgP gene encoding alpha-glucan family phosphorylase yields the protein MKAIRRFTVRTVLPEAIAPLARLAKNLRWSWHLPTRELFSALNAEAWEQSNHDPMTFLGLVSREELHELAADGAVIERVQHAAADLDRYLSEPRWYQGLGPDAPACIAYFSPEFGITEVLPQYSGGLGILAGDHLKAASDLGVPLIGVGLLYQAGYFKQSLSRDAWQQETYPVLDPDGLPLTMLREQDGSPALVTLPLPGDRTLRAHIWRADVGRVPLLLLDSNVPANDDAARGITDRLYGGGGDHRLQQELLLGMGGVKALRVYQRLTGTPAPEVFHTNEGHAGFLGIERIQELMSAEAPLSWPEALAAGRASTVFTTHTPVPAGIDRFEAVQIRHFFDAGLAPDVPVEKVLDLGRENYEGGNPAVFNMAVMGLRLAQRANGVAKLHGVVSREMFSGLWPGFDHSEIPITSVTNGVHVPTWIDPKMSRLAAKYFGSTDVDATGWDKIYDVSDAELWGLRGELRSALVDDVRKRLRSSWKKRGAADAELGWTDTVLDPDVLTIGFARRVPTYKRLTLMLRDPARLKALLLHPKHPIQLVIAGKSHPADDAGKKMIQDLVKFTDDPAVRHRIVFLPNYDIAMARTLFPGCDVWLNNPLRPLEACGTSGMKAAINGSLNLSVLDGWWDEMYDGENGWAIPTANNDASPTERDDIEAAALYELLETQVAPRFYGSTVSADAGAAGPSQSGPEAVPTHWVSMIKHTLAHLGPAVSADRMLQDYVNTLYRPAAVAGRQAGTASFKEAKELAAWTTKVRNAWPQLIVEHVDSIGVSEEPQIGDTLQVNAYIALHELTPEDVSVEVAYGRAQDGDELEDVALVELTETEDLGNGRHLFSGSILINRSGSFGYTVRVFPKHPSLASKAELGLIANA from the coding sequence GTGAAAGCGATTCGACGGTTCACGGTACGAACGGTGCTGCCGGAAGCTATCGCCCCGCTCGCACGATTGGCGAAGAACTTGCGTTGGTCTTGGCACCTGCCGACGCGCGAACTGTTCTCAGCGCTGAACGCCGAGGCCTGGGAGCAAAGCAATCATGACCCCATGACCTTCCTGGGCCTGGTCAGCCGCGAGGAACTGCATGAACTCGCAGCGGATGGCGCAGTCATTGAGCGCGTCCAGCATGCGGCTGCTGACCTGGACCGGTACCTCAGTGAGCCTCGCTGGTACCAGGGCCTGGGTCCGGATGCTCCGGCGTGTATCGCTTACTTCTCGCCCGAGTTCGGCATCACCGAGGTGCTCCCGCAGTATTCGGGCGGCCTGGGGATCCTGGCCGGGGACCACCTGAAGGCCGCTTCGGACCTTGGCGTGCCGTTGATCGGCGTCGGACTGCTCTACCAGGCGGGCTACTTCAAGCAGTCCCTGTCCCGCGACGCCTGGCAGCAGGAGACCTACCCTGTCCTGGACCCGGACGGCCTGCCCCTGACAATGCTGCGTGAGCAAGACGGTTCGCCGGCTCTCGTCACGCTTCCACTGCCGGGTGACCGGACGCTGCGGGCGCACATCTGGCGGGCCGACGTCGGGCGGGTGCCGCTGCTGCTGCTCGATTCGAACGTTCCGGCCAACGACGACGCCGCGCGCGGGATCACGGACCGCCTCTACGGCGGCGGCGGGGACCACCGCCTGCAGCAGGAACTCCTGCTGGGCATGGGCGGGGTGAAGGCGCTGCGCGTCTACCAGCGCCTCACCGGCACCCCCGCCCCGGAAGTGTTCCACACCAACGAAGGCCACGCCGGGTTCCTGGGCATCGAACGCATCCAGGAACTCATGTCCGCCGAGGCCCCGCTGAGCTGGCCCGAGGCCCTCGCCGCGGGACGCGCGTCCACGGTGTTCACCACCCACACCCCGGTGCCGGCCGGCATCGACCGCTTCGAGGCCGTGCAGATCAGGCACTTCTTCGACGCCGGCCTGGCCCCGGACGTCCCGGTGGAGAAGGTCCTGGATCTGGGCCGGGAAAACTACGAGGGCGGCAACCCCGCGGTCTTCAACATGGCCGTCATGGGCCTGCGCCTGGCGCAGCGGGCCAACGGCGTGGCCAAACTCCACGGGGTGGTCTCCCGCGAGATGTTCTCCGGGCTCTGGCCAGGCTTCGACCACTCCGAAATCCCGATCACCTCCGTCACCAACGGCGTCCACGTACCCACCTGGATAGATCCGAAGATGAGCCGGCTCGCCGCAAAGTACTTCGGCAGCACTGACGTGGATGCCACAGGCTGGGACAAGATCTATGACGTAAGCGATGCCGAACTTTGGGGCCTGCGAGGCGAGTTGCGTTCTGCTTTGGTTGACGACGTGCGCAAGCGCCTGCGATCTTCGTGGAAGAAGCGCGGGGCGGCCGACGCGGAGCTGGGCTGGACGGACACCGTGCTGGACCCGGACGTGCTCACGATCGGTTTCGCCCGGCGCGTGCCGACCTACAAGCGCCTGACCCTCATGCTCCGGGACCCGGCACGCCTCAAGGCGCTGCTGCTGCACCCGAAGCACCCCATCCAGCTGGTCATCGCCGGCAAGTCCCACCCCGCGGACGACGCCGGGAAGAAGATGATCCAGGACCTGGTGAAGTTCACCGACGACCCTGCCGTCAGGCACCGGATCGTGTTCCTGCCCAACTACGACATCGCCATGGCCCGCACCCTGTTCCCGGGCTGCGACGTCTGGCTGAACAACCCGCTGCGGCCGCTGGAGGCCTGCGGGACCTCCGGGATGAAAGCGGCCATCAACGGCTCGCTGAACCTTTCGGTCCTGGACGGCTGGTGGGATGAGATGTACGACGGCGAGAACGGCTGGGCGATCCCGACCGCGAACAACGACGCGTCCCCGACCGAACGCGATGACATCGAAGCCGCCGCGCTCTACGAGCTCCTGGAGACCCAGGTGGCCCCGCGCTTCTACGGCTCCACGGTCTCCGCGGACGCCGGCGCGGCCGGGCCCTCGCAATCGGGCCCGGAAGCCGTCCCGACGCACTGGGTGTCCATGATCAAGCACACCCTGGCCCACCTCGGCCCGGCGGTCTCGGCCGACCGGATGCTCCAGGACTACGTCAACACCCTCTACCGCCCGGCAGCTGTTGCCGGCAGGCAAGCGGGAACCGCGTCGTTCAAGGAAGCGAAGGAGCTCGCGGCCTGGACCACCAAGGTCCGCAACGCCTGGCCGCAGCTGATCGTGGAACACGTCGATTCCATCGGCGTCTCCGAAGAACCCCAGATCGGCGACACCCTCCAGGTCAACGCCTACATCGCCCTCCACGAACTCACACCCGAGGACGTGTCGGTTGAAGTGGCGTATGGGCGGGCCCAGGACGGAGACGAACTGGAGGATGTTGCCCTGGTCGAGCTGACCGAAACGGAGGACCTCGGCAACGGGCGACACCTGTTCAGCGGGTCCATCCTGATCAACCGCTCCGGATCCTTCGGCTACACCGTCCGGGTCTTCCCGAAGCACCCCTCCCTGGCCTCGAAGGCCGAACTGGGGCTGATCGCGAACGCCTAA
- a CDS encoding LacI family DNA-binding transcriptional regulator — MADVARVAGVSRSTVSYALSGVRPIAPETRERILKAMSDLGYTPNLLAQGLAGKRTGIVSVIFPVGEQGMNTTEFEYVQGAAEQARADGYHLLLWPMDPDDLGEMQRIVAQGLVDGILLMEVRSVDERIPVLLETGVPFVTIGRPKDANGLTFVDADFEAMGELAVSHLVSLGHTEIGLVTHSRKSLDTGYGPMVRSWDAVAAAASRHRISARLYPATSSLAGGREVFGQILEESPETTGLVMINEAATAGLLGAATAHGWRVPESLSIVAINTSAGSAERFMPALTTASAEPGAMGREAAEFLTRRLRSDSADAVQWLAEPVLTLRGSTAVARTTRP; from the coding sequence ATGGCCGATGTTGCGCGGGTAGCCGGCGTTTCCAGGAGCACGGTGTCCTATGCCCTCAGCGGGGTCCGGCCGATTGCACCCGAAACGCGGGAGCGCATCCTGAAGGCCATGTCCGACCTTGGCTATACGCCGAACCTGCTCGCCCAGGGTTTAGCCGGCAAACGGACCGGCATCGTTTCCGTGATTTTTCCGGTCGGGGAGCAAGGCATGAACACCACGGAATTCGAGTACGTCCAAGGTGCTGCCGAGCAAGCGCGCGCTGACGGTTACCACCTCCTTCTGTGGCCGATGGACCCCGACGACTTGGGCGAGATGCAGCGGATCGTGGCCCAAGGCCTCGTAGATGGAATCCTCCTGATGGAAGTCAGGTCAGTCGACGAACGGATTCCTGTCCTGTTGGAAACGGGTGTTCCCTTCGTCACGATCGGACGGCCAAAGGATGCTAATGGCCTGACATTCGTGGACGCAGATTTCGAAGCGATGGGGGAGCTGGCGGTGTCGCACCTCGTCAGCCTGGGGCACACGGAGATCGGCCTTGTGACGCATTCGCGTAAGTCCCTGGACACCGGATACGGCCCGATGGTGCGATCCTGGGATGCCGTGGCAGCTGCCGCGTCGAGGCACCGGATCAGCGCTCGGCTGTACCCGGCCACGAGCTCACTTGCCGGCGGTCGTGAGGTGTTCGGACAGATCCTGGAAGAATCTCCGGAAACAACCGGGCTTGTGATGATCAACGAAGCGGCTACTGCCGGCCTTCTGGGTGCGGCGACAGCCCACGGTTGGCGAGTCCCCGAGTCTCTCTCCATTGTCGCCATTAACACCAGTGCCGGCTCCGCGGAGCGCTTCATGCCCGCCCTTACGACGGCGTCCGCCGAACCGGGCGCCATGGGTCGTGAGGCTGCAGAATTCCTTACCAGGCGCCTCAGGAGTGACAGCGCGGATGCCGTGCAATGGCTCGCTGAACCGGTGCTGACGTTGCGCGGAAGCACCGCCGTGGCACGGACCACCCGGCCGTAG
- a CDS encoding ABC transporter ATP-binding protein: MTAFTTRLAEPDAGRGASGGRGAEISCARVSKRYGTVRALDDISLHVPPGSFTVLLGPSGSGKTTLLRSIAGIERVDGGRIELRGGEVSSATRSVPPEKRNLGMVFQDYALWPHLTVAGNVGYALRRRGSGHSRSSAAQAVAAMLERVGLGHLGERYPNELSGGQQQRVALARAMVGSPSLVLFDEPLSNLDADLRERLRLEISVRIREAGATAVYITHDQGEAFALADVVAVLDRGRIVQTGTPEEIYTRPASPFVARFTGLAGTIPGTIARIESIGQTCYAAVDIPGGRIKARLADEGSPGQHVTVFVRPTATTLVSGAVPDSANAVEGTVVDLAYRGRSYDHVVRGQFGSLSSVAAPLAAARGERCAVVIEADSAIAFPREDDASDRH, from the coding sequence ATGACCGCCTTTACAACCCGGCTGGCTGAACCCGACGCCGGACGCGGAGCGAGTGGGGGACGCGGAGCGGAGATCTCATGCGCTCGGGTTTCCAAACGGTATGGCACGGTCCGCGCGCTCGACGATATCAGTCTGCACGTGCCGCCCGGCTCGTTCACTGTGCTCCTCGGGCCGTCCGGCTCGGGGAAGACGACTCTACTGCGGTCAATCGCCGGCATCGAGCGAGTCGACGGCGGTCGCATCGAGCTGCGGGGTGGGGAAGTAAGCTCCGCGACCCGCAGCGTCCCACCCGAAAAGCGCAACCTAGGCATGGTTTTCCAAGACTATGCGTTGTGGCCACACCTTACGGTTGCTGGCAACGTCGGCTACGCGCTGCGGCGCCGCGGCAGCGGCCACTCCCGGTCGAGCGCTGCGCAGGCAGTGGCTGCCATGCTCGAGAGGGTGGGCCTCGGCCACCTCGGCGAACGCTACCCCAACGAACTGTCCGGCGGGCAGCAGCAGCGAGTGGCCCTGGCCCGTGCGATGGTCGGCTCACCGTCACTGGTCCTCTTCGACGAGCCGCTCTCCAACCTTGATGCGGACCTGCGCGAACGGCTCCGGCTCGAAATCTCGGTGCGCATCAGGGAGGCCGGGGCGACGGCGGTCTACATCACCCACGATCAGGGCGAGGCTTTCGCCTTGGCCGACGTGGTCGCCGTACTCGACCGCGGTCGGATCGTCCAGACCGGGACGCCGGAGGAAATCTACACCCGTCCGGCCAGCCCGTTCGTGGCTCGGTTCACCGGCCTGGCCGGGACGATTCCAGGTACCATCGCCCGCATCGAATCGATCGGGCAAACCTGCTACGCCGCCGTCGACATCCCAGGCGGGCGAATCAAAGCGCGTCTCGCCGATGAGGGTAGTCCCGGCCAGCACGTCACGGTCTTCGTCCGGCCCACCGCCACCACCCTCGTGTCGGGTGCGGTTCCCGATTCAGCGAATGCCGTGGAGGGTACGGTAGTGGACCTGGCGTACCGCGGCCGGTCCTACGACCACGTGGTACGCGGCCAATTCGGCAGCCTCTCCTCGGTTGCAGCGCCCCTCGCCGCCGCACGCGGCGAGCGATGCGCTGTAGTTATCGAGGCCGACTCAGCAATCGCATTTCCCCGGGAGGACGACGCAAGCGATCGGCACTAG
- a CDS encoding ABC transporter permease: MTGEYVLGRPRPAPDWAAHLLRNTRFFLSPAALFWVVIMAILVAPIAVFLAVGVIPGTFGLDAGALDFSAFSVLTQGKMLSAMVNSLVLGVVVAVAATAIAGTVAWLVHRTDVPLRGLSAAAMFAVLITPSYLMAMGWQRLLEPGGVLEVAGIDASGARAILYGPVGVAMVLTFKGIPFAYLAISAALRGLGQEFEHAVRVHGGSARDAAKIVLALISPAMASALAIVFAEAISDFGVATTLGRAGGFTVATYGIYDAIQAFPVQFQAASAVSWVLLLLIVIALVLQSAALRGRSYRVLGGRTRPAARKRLGPAGKALGGTFLTALWVPVLGVPALGALSASLVTNLGSMSEHHLSFDSYIRVLRNSDSYEPLAFSAQMAFVVATVTAFVAVIAARMLSKSRKTVMTRGLDFVLLAAVALPGIVFAAGYIFTYNLPGVNRLGIHLYGTVALLGLAYIASSLPATTRLLFGSLSQLQESLSHAARAHGRGPIATWFTITVPMIARPAVSAWMLTFAHIMLELPISQLLYPPGHAPLVVGIEHALEQYDFSGGTAMQVLAILFCLAVVGLAQLTFRLAAPRGWLHIGRTS; the protein is encoded by the coding sequence ATGACGGGCGAATACGTCCTGGGGCGGCCCCGTCCTGCCCCTGACTGGGCCGCGCACCTGCTTCGAAACACCCGCTTCTTCCTCTCCCCGGCGGCGTTGTTCTGGGTGGTGATCATGGCGATCCTCGTCGCACCGATCGCGGTCTTCCTCGCCGTCGGCGTCATCCCGGGAACGTTCGGCCTCGACGCCGGCGCACTCGATTTCTCGGCCTTCAGCGTTCTCACACAAGGCAAGATGCTCAGCGCGATGGTGAATTCGCTGGTGCTCGGCGTCGTCGTCGCGGTCGCTGCCACCGCGATCGCCGGCACTGTCGCATGGCTCGTGCACCGGACGGACGTCCCGCTGCGCGGACTCTCCGCCGCCGCCATGTTCGCCGTGCTCATCACCCCGAGCTACCTCATGGCGATGGGCTGGCAGCGGCTCCTGGAACCGGGGGGAGTGCTCGAGGTGGCCGGCATCGACGCGTCCGGCGCGCGGGCGATCCTCTACGGACCCGTGGGGGTCGCGATGGTCCTCACGTTCAAAGGCATCCCTTTCGCCTACCTCGCGATTTCGGCCGCGCTGCGGGGACTCGGCCAGGAGTTCGAGCACGCCGTGCGGGTGCACGGCGGATCGGCACGGGATGCAGCGAAGATCGTCCTTGCGCTGATCAGCCCTGCCATGGCCTCGGCACTGGCAATCGTTTTCGCCGAGGCGATCTCCGACTTCGGCGTCGCCACGACCCTCGGAAGAGCCGGGGGGTTCACGGTCGCGACCTACGGCATCTACGACGCCATCCAGGCGTTCCCGGTCCAGTTCCAAGCAGCCTCGGCCGTGAGCTGGGTCCTGCTGCTGCTCATAGTAATCGCGCTCGTGCTCCAGTCGGCAGCCCTGCGGGGCCGCAGCTACCGCGTCCTCGGCGGCCGCACCAGGCCGGCGGCCAGGAAGCGGCTAGGCCCCGCAGGCAAGGCCCTCGGCGGCACCTTCCTCACGGCGCTATGGGTCCCGGTGCTGGGCGTTCCGGCATTGGGGGCCCTCTCGGCCTCGCTCGTCACGAACCTCGGTTCGATGAGCGAGCACCATCTCAGCTTCGATAGCTACATTCGTGTGCTGAGGAACAGCGATTCCTACGAGCCTCTCGCGTTCTCGGCGCAGATGGCGTTCGTGGTGGCCACCGTGACTGCGTTTGTCGCGGTGATCGCGGCCCGGATGCTCTCAAAGAGCCGCAAGACCGTCATGACCAGGGGTCTTGACTTCGTCCTGCTCGCGGCCGTCGCCCTGCCGGGCATCGTCTTCGCGGCCGGCTACATCTTCACCTACAACCTGCCCGGGGTCAATCGGCTCGGTATCCACCTCTACGGGACAGTCGCACTGCTCGGACTTGCGTATATAGCCTCCTCGCTCCCGGCCACGACAAGGCTGCTCTTCGGTAGTCTGAGCCAGCTGCAGGAGTCGCTCTCGCACGCCGCCCGCGCGCACGGACGCGGCCCCATCGCAACCTGGTTCACCATCACCGTGCCAATGATCGCGCGCCCGGCCGTGTCCGCGTGGATGCTGACCTTCGCCCACATCATGCTCGAACTGCCGATCAGCCAGCTGCTCTACCCGCCCGGCCACGCCCCGCTCGTCGTCGGGATCGAACACGCCCTGGAACAGTACGACTTCAGCGGGGGCACAGCCATGCAAGTGCTCGCCATCCTTTTTTGCCTCGCCGTAGTCGGCCTGGCTCAACTCACATTCCGTCTCGCCGCCCCACGCGGCTGGCTCCACATCGGGAGGACCTCATGA
- a CDS encoding ABC transporter substrate-binding protein — translation MHHSRRPLALALGSLLLVTTMSACGAAAGDSGSGSASVSAAASGGFTLYSSMGFAKQAIAAFTAKTGIPVKLVADSGGPLLTKVSAEKANPQWTALWVEGDMAYATLAQSGQLAPYGPQVNYNAVGKTLTPQDHTYAPVSATTMAALLCNAVKVPNPPSQYSELLAEQYKGRIGMNDPSQSGPTYTFVAGIMQQMGGAQQGKDYLTRLKANGLKVFPTNGDTLHALETGQIDCGLVQSSAASGEILKVPATDSFKPVATYLPQSTLLPGVIGISSKATGDAKTDAQKFEDFLLSPEGQQAIISAAPQGASLFWPVVDGANKLDALSPMPTAYQRLDPTLWGPQQADIVNWFSATIK, via the coding sequence GTGCATCACTCACGTCGCCCCCTTGCCCTCGCTCTCGGCTCTCTCCTACTCGTCACCACCATGTCGGCCTGCGGTGCGGCTGCCGGTGATTCCGGCAGCGGATCTGCCTCGGTCTCCGCGGCAGCCAGCGGCGGTTTCACGCTCTATTCGTCCATGGGCTTTGCCAAGCAGGCCATCGCCGCCTTCACGGCCAAGACCGGCATCCCGGTCAAGCTTGTCGCGGACAGCGGCGGACCGCTCCTGACCAAAGTCTCTGCTGAAAAGGCCAACCCTCAGTGGACAGCGCTCTGGGTCGAAGGGGACATGGCATACGCAACGCTGGCGCAGAGCGGTCAGCTCGCTCCGTACGGGCCCCAGGTGAACTACAACGCCGTCGGCAAGACCCTCACACCACAGGACCACACGTACGCCCCGGTCAGCGCCACCACGATGGCCGCACTCCTATGCAATGCCGTCAAGGTACCCAACCCGCCCAGCCAGTACTCCGAGCTGCTCGCCGAGCAGTACAAGGGCAGGATCGGGATGAACGATCCGAGCCAGTCCGGACCGACCTACACGTTCGTCGCCGGGATCATGCAGCAAATGGGCGGCGCCCAACAGGGCAAGGACTACCTCACCCGCCTCAAGGCGAACGGGCTCAAGGTCTTCCCGACCAATGGAGACACCCTGCACGCCCTGGAGACCGGTCAGATCGACTGCGGCCTCGTCCAGTCAAGCGCTGCTTCGGGCGAGATCCTCAAGGTCCCTGCCACAGACAGCTTCAAGCCGGTTGCCACTTATCTCCCGCAGTCCACGCTGCTGCCCGGCGTCATCGGGATCAGCTCCAAAGCCACCGGCGATGCCAAGACGGATGCGCAGAAGTTCGAAGACTTCCTGCTCTCCCCGGAAGGCCAGCAGGCCATCATCAGCGCAGCACCCCAAGGGGCATCACTGTTCTGGCCCGTCGTCGACGGGGCGAACAAACTCGACGCTCTCTCGCCGATGCCCACGGCTTACCAGCGCCTCGACCCTACTCTGTGGGGCCCGCAGCAGGCGGACATCGTCAACTGGTTCTCCGCGACAATCAAATGA